Proteins from a genomic interval of Marinobacter arenosus:
- the pssA gene encoding CDP-diacylglycerol--serine O-phosphatidyltransferase, translating to MTDEKKSADQEAQRDPSEAVQKQTSEYEIEAGEVVEEELVEGAPVRRKGIYLLPNALTTASLFSGFYAIVSAANGVFDNAAVAIFVSMILDGLDGRVARMTNTQSKFGEEYDSLADMVAFGVAPGLVAFFWSLNGLGKVGWAITFIYVAGAALRLARFNVQIGSVDKKYFVGLPSPAAAACVAGLVWCFHMFEPASWLTLLTIVVVGGTGVMMVSNVLYRSFKDLDMRGRVPFAAILLVVLIFVVIALDPATVLFTAFLIYALSGPVRALFRKKPRRNADASA from the coding sequence ATGACTGACGAAAAAAAATCTGCCGATCAAGAAGCTCAGAGGGATCCATCGGAAGCGGTCCAAAAACAGACTTCCGAGTACGAAATCGAAGCCGGTGAGGTTGTTGAAGAGGAACTGGTCGAGGGTGCGCCGGTGCGCCGAAAGGGTATCTATCTGCTGCCCAATGCCCTGACCACGGCATCCCTGTTCTCGGGATTCTACGCCATTGTGTCTGCCGCCAACGGCGTGTTTGATAACGCGGCGGTCGCTATTTTCGTGTCCATGATTCTGGACGGGCTCGATGGCCGTGTAGCTCGGATGACCAACACGCAGAGCAAGTTCGGCGAAGAGTACGATTCCCTCGCCGATATGGTCGCGTTTGGTGTGGCCCCGGGGCTGGTGGCTTTTTTCTGGTCGCTGAATGGCCTTGGCAAGGTTGGCTGGGCCATTACCTTTATTTACGTAGCGGGCGCGGCGTTGCGGCTGGCGCGTTTTAATGTCCAGATCGGTTCGGTCGACAAGAAGTACTTTGTTGGCTTGCCCAGTCCCGCTGCCGCCGCCTGTGTCGCGGGCCTGGTGTGGTGCTTCCATATGTTCGAGCCGGCTTCATGGCTGACGCTACTGACCATTGTCGTGGTCGGTGGTACAGGGGTGATGATGGTCAGCAACGTCCTCTATCGCAGCTTCAAAGATCTCGACATGCGCGGGCGCGTGCCCTTTGCAGCGATCCTGCTGGTGGTGCTGATTTTTGTAGTGATCGCTCTCGACCCGGCAACCGTACTGTTCACTGCATTCCTGA
- the ilvC gene encoding ketol-acid reductoisomerase, with product MQVYYDKDCDLSIIQSKKVAIIGFGSQGHAHACNLKESGVDVTVGLRPGSSSIAKAEAYGLKTSDVPSAVAAADVVMVLTPDEFQAQLYKAEIEPNLKQGATLAFAHGFAIHYNQIVPRKDLDVIMVAPKAPGHTVRTEFANGGGIPDLIAIFQDASGNAKNVSLSYASGIGGGRTGIIETTFKDETETDLFGEQAVLCGGAVELVKAGFETLTEAGYAPEMAYFECLHELKLIVDLMYEGGIANMNYSISNNAEYGEYVTGPEVINEQSREAMRNALKRIQSGEYAKMFISEGALNYPSMTARRRQNAAHEIETVGEKLRGMMPWISANKIVDKDKN from the coding sequence CAGGGTCATGCCCATGCGTGCAACCTGAAGGAGTCCGGTGTAGACGTAACCGTGGGTCTGCGTCCGGGGTCCTCCTCGATTGCCAAGGCCGAAGCCTATGGTCTGAAGACCAGCGACGTACCGTCTGCCGTCGCTGCTGCTGACGTGGTCATGGTGCTGACTCCGGATGAGTTCCAGGCCCAGCTGTACAAGGCTGAGATCGAGCCGAACCTGAAGCAGGGTGCAACACTGGCCTTCGCTCACGGCTTCGCGATCCACTACAACCAGATCGTACCGCGTAAGGATCTGGATGTGATCATGGTGGCGCCGAAGGCTCCGGGCCACACCGTGCGCACCGAGTTTGCCAACGGTGGCGGCATCCCTGATCTGATCGCGATTTTCCAGGATGCGTCTGGCAATGCCAAGAACGTGTCTTTGTCCTACGCCAGCGGCATTGGCGGCGGTCGTACCGGTATCATCGAAACCACCTTCAAGGATGAGACCGAAACCGACCTGTTTGGTGAGCAGGCGGTCCTGTGTGGTGGCGCGGTTGAGCTGGTGAAAGCCGGCTTCGAAACGCTGACCGAAGCCGGGTATGCGCCGGAAATGGCGTACTTTGAGTGTTTGCACGAGCTGAAGTTGATCGTTGACCTGATGTACGAGGGCGGCATCGCCAACATGAACTATTCCATCTCCAACAACGCGGAGTATGGTGAGTACGTGACCGGCCCGGAAGTGATCAACGAGCAGTCCCGTGAAGCCATGCGCAACGCGCTGAAGCGGATTCAGAGCGGTGAGTACGCCAAGATGTTTATCTCCGAAGGTGCACTCAACTACCCGTCCATGACCGCGCGTCGTCGCCAGAACGCGGCTCACGAGATCGAAACCGTGGGTGAAAAACTGCGCGGCATGATGCCGTGGATTTCCGCGAACAAGATCGTGGACAAGGATAAGAACTGA